In Methanobrevibacter sp., the genomic stretch AATATATTATATTGGTTTAATATAATTTGGTTAGGTGTTAACAGTAAGGGTGAAAGTTGTTCGGTTTATTTTTTAAATTATTATTTTTTTCATACTCATGTGTAATATAATTGGTGTTGCGGTCATAGCATGGGGGTTATACCTGGTCTCGTTTCGATCCCAGTAGTGAAGTCCTTTTGTGTTTTGTTTGTGTACTATGGTTTTCTATGGGAATTTCATTTCGCTGCAAGCCTTCTATATTACAATTATTTACTTACTATTTTTGACAGTTTTTTTTATAGCCTTATACATCTATTGCATAATTTTTGGTGATTTTTTTGAATGTTAAAGTATTGGATACTACATTGCGTGATGGAGAACAAACTCCCGGGGTTTCTTTGACTCCTTTAGAGAAACTGAGAATTGCTACTAAGCTTGATGAAATTGGTGTTGATTATATTGAAGCAGGTTCTGCAATCACCTCTGAAGGTGAGCGGGAGTCTATTAAAGGAATTACAGAACAAAGTTTTCATGCTGAGATTTTAAGTTTTTCCAGACCTTTAACTATCGATATTGATTATTGTTTGGATTGTGATGTTGATGGGGTTAATTTGGTTGTTCCAACTTCTGATTTGCATATTTTTGATAAATTGAAATATACTCGTGAAAAGTTGCTTGAATTATCTAATAATGCTGTTGATTATTGTAAAGACCATGGTTTAATTGTTGAATTATCTGCTGAAGATGCATCAAGAAGTGATTTTGACTTTTTAAAATCTGTTTTTCAAAATGGTATTGATCATGGTGCTGACAGAATTTGCGTCTGTGATACTGTAGGTATATTAACACCAGATTCTTCTTTTGATTTATTCAATAAATTAAATGATTTTAATGTTCCAATAGCTGCTCATTGCCATAATGATTTTGGACTTGCAGTTGCCAATACTTTTGCCGCTTTGAAAGGCGGTGCAACTGAGTTCCATTCGACTATTAATGGTATAGGTGAGAGAGCTGGAAATACTTCTTTTGAAGAATGTGTTGTTGGTATAGATAGACTGTTACCTGATTTTTCAACCGATGTTAAAATCCATGAGATTTATGATATTTCCAAATTGGCTGCAAGGTTAACAGGAGTATATATTCAGCCCAATAAAGCGATCGTTGGTGAAAATGCTTTTGCCCATGAATCAGGCATTCATTCTGATGGAATTATTAAAAATTCTGCAACTTACGAGCCTATGACTCCAGAACTTGTCGGTCGAAAACGCAGATTTGTCATTGGTAAACATATGGGCACTCATGGTTTGGATAATAGGCTTAAGGAATTGGGTTTAAGCGTCAATAAGAATCAACTTCAACAAATCTGCAATGATATTAAAGTTTTGGCTGATAAGGGTAAAACTGTAACTGATGTTGATTTGCAGGTAATTGCTGATAATGTTTTAGAAATCAATCAGGAAGATAGGATTAAACTTGATGAGTTAACTATTGTTTCAGGAAATAAAGTCATGCCTACTGCATCTGTTAAAATCACGATTGATGATGATGAAGTTTTAAATGCAGGTGTTGGTTTGGGTCCTGTTGATGCCGCAATCAATGCTTTGAAAACATTGGATGTTTTCAGTGATGTCGATTTAATTGAATACCATGTTGATGCTATTACAGGAGGTACTGACGCTTTTATTGATGTAATTATTAAATTGCAAAAGGGTGACCGTGTAGTTTCTGCCAGAGGTACTGAGCCCGACATTATTAATGCTAGTGTAAAAGCATATATTGCAGGAGTCAATAGACTGTTGAGCAGTTAGGTGTTTGTATGTATATGGAAGATATTCAAATATTGGGTTTTAAAGGAACAATCGTTTCTGTTGAAGAAACACTTAGTTTAATTGATGGTATTAAAGAAGATGGTGAAATAATACAACTTCTGAATGCGGATTCTATCGTTTCTAAAAATCATATAATTCATGGTGTCAATCAGGCACAGCTTGCTTTTAGACGTGGTGAAAATTTGGCAAATGATTTGAGTGTTGAAATTGCACTTAGGTGTTCTGCTCAAAGACAGATTTCAAAGGCCTTCGGTATTTTAGGTCTAAAAGAAGGAGAAATGAATTTATGCGCTATTTTGATAAACAGCAAGGATTATGCATCTGAGCTGTCTGAAATTTTTACTCCCGATGAAAGCGTATTTGTTCCGGATGAGGAAAATCTATTAAAAATTTATAAAATTAGTGATGCCGAAGCAAAAAATATGCCTCTTGAAAGCATCATTATTGATAGGATTACAAAACTCACTGTAGATTACTGATTTCTATCTCTTCAATTATTTTATCTAAATGCTCTTTTTCAAGACAGGAATAATCAAGATTTTTAACTTCAATTGAAACGGCTTTCTGTTTCACTCGGTTATAGTTTGGGCAAGTAGTGATGAATCCCCTTTTATCTGTTGTTAATGATTTTTTCAGATTCCAACTTATGGACTTGGCATCATCATGTGGAATAATCACATTAACGCCTCTTTTATCTTGATGCAATGAGTTATTGATATGTTTTTTTAGATACTTTGTTGCATTTAATGTAAGTTCAAGTTTTTCTCCAACATTATCAAGTTCACTACATATACCACTACATATGATTTCACTTGCTTTGCTTAATTTCTGAGGGATGGGAGTTTCTTTAAAAACTTCCGGAATATTGTATGCTATAAATCCTCCACTTCCAGCATTTATTATCTTAGGAGATCCGGTTGAGCCAAGAATAATGTCTGAATATTTTGCAAGTTTATTTTCCAGGTCTCCAATTCCTGCTGAAGCGTCTTCAATAGTTAAAATACCATTGTTTTTACAGAATTTTGCAATGGATTTAGTGTTCTGTTCTGCACAATATCCTGCAAAACTAGTATAAATCAATGCAGAACCTTCCTCAACATCCAATTCTTCAATATGATCTGGATTAATAAGGCCAGAATCTGTTTTTAACGTGATGATATTTTTATTTAAAAATTTCCCAATCTGTTTAAATCCGTGCCATCCTCCCTGATCAGGAATAATAATGTCTCCTTTGACGGATGATAATGCGATAAATATGCTGTTGTTGCCGCTTGAGGTAATTTTAACTTCTTTACAGTTAGTTAATTTTTTTATCTTTTCAATACACATTTCCTCAAAGTCAGTGTCAGTCAATTTGCCTAATGCAACTTTTGACATGA encodes the following:
- a CDS encoding (R)-citramalate synthase, giving the protein MNVKVLDTTLRDGEQTPGVSLTPLEKLRIATKLDEIGVDYIEAGSAITSEGERESIKGITEQSFHAEILSFSRPLTIDIDYCLDCDVDGVNLVVPTSDLHIFDKLKYTREKLLELSNNAVDYCKDHGLIVELSAEDASRSDFDFLKSVFQNGIDHGADRICVCDTVGILTPDSSFDLFNKLNDFNVPIAAHCHNDFGLAVANTFAALKGGATEFHSTINGIGERAGNTSFEECVVGIDRLLPDFSTDVKIHEIYDISKLAARLTGVYIQPNKAIVGENAFAHESGIHSDGIIKNSATYEPMTPELVGRKRRFVIGKHMGTHGLDNRLKELGLSVNKNQLQQICNDIKVLADKGKTVTDVDLQVIADNVLEINQEDRIKLDELTIVSGNKVMPTASVKITIDDDEVLNAGVGLGPVDAAINALKTLDVFSDVDLIEYHVDAITGGTDAFIDVIIKLQKGDRVVSARGTEPDIINASVKAYIAGVNRLLSS
- the cgi121 gene encoding KEOPS complex subunit Cgi121; the encoded protein is MYMEDIQILGFKGTIVSVEETLSLIDGIKEDGEIIQLLNADSIVSKNHIIHGVNQAQLAFRRGENLANDLSVEIALRCSAQRQISKAFGILGLKEGEMNLCAILINSKDYASELSEIFTPDESVFVPDEENLLKIYKISDAEAKNMPLESIIIDRITKLTVDY
- a CDS encoding DegT/DnrJ/EryC1/StrS family aminotransferase, with amino-acid sequence MFKFKTPSQETRKIMSKVALGKLTDTDFEEMCIEKIKKLTNCKEVKITSSGNNSIFIALSSVKGDIIIPDQGGWHGFKQIGKFLNKNIITLKTDSGLINPDHIEELDVEEGSALIYTSFAGYCAEQNTKSIAKFCKNNGILTIEDASAGIGDLENKLAKYSDIILGSTGSPKIINAGSGGFIAYNIPEVFKETPIPQKLSKASEIICSGICSELDNVGEKLELTLNATKYLKKHINNSLHQDKRGVNVIIPHDDAKSISWNLKKSLTTDKRGFITTCPNYNRVKQKAVSIEVKNLDYSCLEKEHLDKIIEEIEISNLQ